The following are from one region of the Coffea eugenioides isolate CCC68of chromosome 2, Ceug_1.0, whole genome shotgun sequence genome:
- the LOC113759587 gene encoding uncharacterized protein LOC113759587 has translation MMRRKAKKLAKKVKMNAVAEETNLEMLPNNKGVHNESADGSSDSATFTVMPVMMTDTTTMEDQISNLAKIIEELAVHVQSQDRKIAKLMAMMENIGENSLNVSKQKFKMQDESDSLSKEKEDTKSQTMKEFSIFPDGTIRVISFTYKEEDDEKSDVSYNHITIIDGDSSGEEEDAKDAPPELEEGVKTTVDDLKEINFDTLEDPRLIYISALLNSDEEKAYVDLLQKYRDVFVRTYKEMSGLDPKVAVKRLAVEKGVRPVKQAQRRFRLDLVPLIEVEINKLIEAGFIREVKYSTWISSIVSVQRKNEQIHIYVDFRDLNNTCPKNDFSLPITELMIDTTIGYEALSFMDGSSSYNQIRMASEDEELTSFHTSKGIYCYKVMFFGRKNTGVTYQRAMQNIFDDILH, from the exons ATGATGAGGAGGAAGGCCAAGAAGTTAGCAAAGAAGGTTAAGATGAATGCTGTGGCTGAAGAAACAAATTTGGAGATGCTTCCTAACAATAAGGGAGTCCATAATGAATCTGCTGATGGTTCAAGTGATTCAGCCACTTTTACGGTAATGCCAGTTATGATGACTGACACCACAACCATGGAAGATCAAATTTCGAACCTAGCCAAAATTATCGAAGAGTTAGCTGTGCATGTCCAAAGTCAAGATCGCAAGATAGCCAAACTAATGGCTATGATGGAAAATATCGGCGAGAATAGCCTCAACGTATCCAAGCAAAAATTCAAGATGCAAGATGAAAGTGACTCATTATCAAAGGAGAAAGAGGATACGAAGTCGCAAACCATGAAGGAATTTTCAATCTTTCCTGATGGCACCATTCGTGTTATCTCTTTCACTTACAAAGAAG AAGATGATGAAAAGAGTGATGTTTCATACAATCATATAACTATAATTGATGGTGACTCTTCTGGAGAGGAAGAAGATGCTAAAGACGCTCCACCTGAATTGGAAGAAGGTGTTAAGACCACTGTAGATGATTTAAAGGAAATCAATTTTGATACTTTAGAGGACCCACGTCTAATATATATAAGTGCTTTATTGAATTCTGATGAAGAGAAGGCATATGTTGACCTCTTGCAAAAGTATCGAGATGTTTTTGTCCGGACTTATAAAGAAATGTCGGGTCTAGACCCAAAAGTAGCCGTCAAACGTTTAGCTGTCGAAAAGGGAGTTCGACCTGTAAAACAAGCACAACGGCGATTTAGACTAGATTTGGTTCCCTTGATCGAAGTTGAGATTAATAAACTCATTGAAGCGGGGTTTATTCGTGAAGTTAAATATTCTACATGGATTTCGAGTATTGTGTCTGTACAAaggaaaaatgaacaaattcACATCTACGTTGATTTTAGGGATCTTAACAATACTTGTCCCAAGAATGATTTTTCTTTACCTATTACCGAACTCATGATTGATACAACTATTGGGTATGAGGCTCTGTCATTTATGGATGGTTCTTCTAGTTATAATCAAATTCGAATGGCATCTGAGGATGAAGAGCTCACTTCATTTCACACTTCTAAGGGTATTTATTGTTATAAAGTAATGTTCTTTGGTCGTAAGAATACCGGAGTTACATATCAAAGAGCAATGCAAAATATCTTTGACGACATACTCCATTAA